The following are from one region of the Salvia hispanica cultivar TCC Black 2014 chromosome 1, UniMelb_Shisp_WGS_1.0, whole genome shotgun sequence genome:
- the LOC125201715 gene encoding thioredoxin-like 3-3 produces the protein MEKEEIQGVAESNSPSNLLKNAKSNLVTATSDDSLKEIFRQIKTSRSPTVINYGASWCRVCSQILPAFCELSSKFSKLSFVYADIDECPETTQHIRYTPTFHFYRDGERVDEMFGAGEERLHDRLWLHS, from the exons ATGGAGAAGGAAGAGATTCAAGGCGTTGCAGAGAGCAATTCGCCCTCAAACTTGCTTAAAAATGCTAAATCTAATCTCGTTACCGCCACTAGCGATGACAGTTTGAAGGAAATCTTTCGCCAAATCAAAACCTCCAGAAGCCCC ACGGTTATCAACTACGGCGCTTCATG gTGTCGTGTTTGCAGTCAGATCCTCCCTGCATTCTGCGAATTGAGCAGCAAGTTTTCGAAGCTGTCTTTTGTTTATGCTGATATCGACGAATGCCCAGAGACGACGCAGCACATACGGTACACGCCCACGTTCCATTTCTACAGAGACGGTGAAAGGGTTGACGAGATGTTTGGGGCCGGAGAAGAGCGTCTGCACGATCGCCTCTGGCTGCACTCGTGA
- the LOC125201798 gene encoding protein MAEA homolog, whose product MSSSSPMEVDPQLSNGSSVVAAAPAAPPPSKSGKLAEALKLEHQLLRVPFENYKKTIRSNHRAVEKEVSAVISGVSAVADSELSRDEAVDQLSSLVSRLQGLKRKSEDGSRMEHVQAQKCRARLEHLESAELENMSEWNNTRLKRILVDYMLRMSYYDTAVKLAESSNIQELVDIDVFLEAKKVIDALQKKKVGPALAWCSDNKSRLKKSKSKFEFQLRLQEFIELVRADENMQAITYARKHLAPWGATHMKELQRVMATLAFRSNTDCQSYKVLFEEKQWDILADQFKQEFCKLYGMTLQPLLNIYLQAGLSALKTPFCYEDDCTKEDPLSQEAFRKLAQPLPYSKQHHSKLVCYITKELMDTENPPLVLPNGYVYSTKALEEMAKQNNGEITCPRTGLVCDYTEVLKAYIS is encoded by the exons atgTCGTCGTCGTCGCCGATGGAGGTGGATCCACAGCTCTCAAACGGCAGCTCCGTCGTCGCGGCAGCGCCCGCCGCGCCGCCGCCGTCTAAATCCGGTAAGCTAGCTGAGGCTCTCAAACTGGAGCATCAGTTACTCCGCGTGCCTTTCGAAAACTACAAAAAGACGATCCGCTCCAATCACCGCGCCGTTGAGAAAGAGGTATCCGCCGTCATCTCCGGAGTCTCTGCCGTCGCCGACTCCGAACTGTCGCGAGATGAAGCTGTTGATCAACTCAGCTCTCTCGTCTCCCGATTGCAGGGCCTCAAAAGAAAA TCGGAAGATGGAAGTCGAATGGAGCACGTACAAGCACAAAAATGCCGGGCTCGTCTGGAACATCTAGAATCTGCAGAACTGGAAAATATGTCAGAGTGGAATAACACTCGGCTGAAGAGGATACTTGTTGATTACATGCTGCGGATGTCGTATTATGACACAGCTGTTAAGCTTGCAGAGAGCAGCAACATTCAG GAGCTTGTTGATATAGATGTGTTTCTTGAAGCAAAAAAGGTTATCGATGCTCTTCAAAAAAAGAAGGTTGGCCCTGCTCTAGCCTGGTGTTCTGACAACAAGTCTAGGCTAAAGAAGTCAAAG AGCAAATTTGAGTTCCAGTTGAGACTGCAAGAATTCATTGAGTTGGTTAGAGCTGATGAAAATATGCAAGCGATAACGTATGCTCGAAAGCACCTAGCACCTTGGGGAGCTACACATATGAAAGAATTGCAGCGTGTTATGGCAACCCTTGCTTTCAGGAGTAACACTGACTGTCAGTCCTACAAG GTCTTGTTCGAAGAAAAGCAGTGGGATATTTTGGCTGACCAGTTTAAACAAGAATTCTGTAAATTGTATGGCATGACTCTTCAGCCTCtgttgaatatatatttacaagCTGGCTTATCTGCGTTGAAGACCCC ATTCTGTTACGAAGATGATTGCACAAAGGAGGATCCTCTATCTCAGGAGGCATTCCGCAAATTAGCTCAGCCACTTCCATATTCAAAGCAGCACCACTCAAAACTTGTGTGTTACATAACTAAAGAGCTCATGGATACTGAGAACCCACCTCTTGTCTTGCCGAATGGCTACGTTTACAGCACCAAG GCTCTTGAGGAGATGGCGAAGCAAAACAACGGGGAAATCACTTGTCCTAGGACGGGTCTCGTTTGCGACTACACTGAAGTGTTGAAAGCATACATCTCATAG